From Pirellulales bacterium:
TGGCCACCACGGCGGCCACCGCCACCGTCACCAGTTCCATCAGCACGATCTTGGGCTTGGTCAACTCGATGTAGTCGGCCGCGCGCTGCCAGCCTACGGCACGTGCGGGAAGATACGAAGCAGTCGAAATGCTCATGCCATCGCCCCCGTTGGTGGCTGGGGCAGAGGCTGGCCACGTAGCGGTCGAGAATGCTCAAAAACGCCGCGGCCAGCCGATGCCCCAGTCGCGTCACCACCGGGGCATCGCTGGCCGGCAGCGTCTGTTGGCAATTGCGAGTCGATTCCGGCCAGCTCTGCCCCAGCCACCGCGAATGTGTCGTTGCCGACCGCGTGCAGTATAGTTGACGCTTCCCGCCAGGCTCGCAGGGCCAGCACCACCGAGACAGCCAGAATGAGCGACCCCGTCGCCACGTGCCCGGTGGTCACGGCGGCCTGCAAAAAACTCTCGCGGCGGACGACGTAATTGGCAGCCCACGGATAATCAGCCAGCCAAGCCGGCCAGCCGTAGTTGACCACCCACGCGCCGCAGCCGAGCGCGAGTTGCACACCCACGAGACCCAGCAGCAGTTCTGCCGGCCGCCGCAGCCAGGCGTTGCCGGCCGCTTCGCGCCAGGTTCGCAGCCGGAGCATCACCACGTGTCCGACGACGGCCGCCGCGACGAGCAGGTGAAACCAAACGGCGATGCGAAACAGGCCGGCATCGGCCGTTACCTGCACATGCCGCAATTGCGAGCCAAGCAGGAGTTGCACGTAGACCAGCGCCGCCGTGGTCGTGGCGAGATTTTGGATTTTGGATTTTGGATTTTGGATTGCAACAAAGCCTTCCCCTCTTCCAAGCCATCGTCTTGACGTTAGCGTTGCCAGAGCGGCGGTCAACGCGAAAAACGCCGGGCCTACGCAACCGTGTATCTGAGCCAGCAGTCGCTCGTCGAGCACTACACGCAGCCCGCCGAGCACGCCCTGCAAGATCACCCCGCCGACGGCGATCGAGGCCATCCAACGCATCCAACGGCGAGCGTCTTTCTTCCAGATGGCCCCGGCCAAAGCGATGGTAAGCAGACCGACCGTGGCCGCGAGCAGCCGGTGGCCGTGCTCGATGAATCGATCCCAGGGGCCGAAAAGCCACGTCTGCCAGGGATAGAGAAAGAGGTTGTAACCATAGGTCGTGGGCCAGTCGGGCACGGCCATGCCGGCGTCGTAGGTGGTGACCAGTCCGCCGACCCAGATCAGTGGGAACGTCGCGCAGGCCAACAGCACCGCAAGTCGATGCGGCCACAGGCTCGGCGTTGGGCTGGCGGTCTGGGTCATTTTTCAGTGTGCTGAACGGAACAATCTGTAGGGTGGGACCAGCGAGCTTGCGAGCGCTGGCCCACCATCGTAAGGCGACAGGCATCAGGCGTCAGGCGTCAGGTTGTTTGTCCTGACGCCTGATGCCTGAAACCAGACTCCTTAATCGGTGGGCCGGCGCTCGCAAGCTCGCTGGTCCCACCCTACACTCAATGCTGCGCCGGCGGCGGCACGTAGCCTTCGGGCGGCGGTTGGGTCTGGGGATAATCATCGGTCTCGACTTCCGGCGAGCCGTATTCATAGGGCCCGCGGTAAACAATCGGCTGCATGTCGAAGTTGCCGTGGCCGGGCGGGCTGGGAGCAAACCATTCCAGCGAGTTGGCGTGCCACGGGTTTCGGCCGCACTTGGGGCCGAAGAAAATGCTGTAGATGAAGTTCGCCGCAAAGATGATCTGCGCCGCTCCCATGCCGAAGGCGCACATGCTGATGAATTGGTTCATCCCTTGCAGGTGGGCGAACGTCTCGTAGTGATAAGGATCGGCCAGGCGCCGCGGAAAACCGCCGGCGCCCAGAATGTGCATCAGGTAGAACGTGCCGTTGAAGAAGATGAACGACAGGAAGAAGTGAATCTTGCCCCAGAACTCGTTCATCATCCGGCCGAACATCTTGGGAAACCAGAAGTAAATGCCGCCGAACACGCCGAACGCCGTGCCGCCGAACAGCACGTAGTGAATGTGGGCCACGATGAAATAGGTGTCGTGGATGAACACGTCGACCGGCGTGGCGGCCATGAAAATGCCCGACAGCCCGCCGATGATGAACATCGACACGAACGACAACGCGAACAGCATGGCCGTGGTGAATTGCAGCTTGCCGCCCCAGATGGTGCCCAGCCAGTTGAAAACCTTGATGGCGCTGGGCAGGGCGATCATCATCGTCGAAACCATGAAGGTCATGCCCAGGGCGGGATTCATGCCCGACATGAACATGTGGTGCCCCCAAACGATGAAGCCCAGTCCCGCGATGCCGGCGATGGAGTAGATCATCGGCTTGTAGCCGAACAGCGGCTTGCGCGAGAAGCAACTGATGATGTCGGAGACCATGCCCATCGCCGGCAGGATCATGATGTAGACGGCCGGGTGCGAGTAGAACCAGAAGAGGTGTTGCCAGAG
This genomic window contains:
- a CDS encoding COX15/CtaA family protein, yielding MTQTASPTPSLWPHRLAVLLACATFPLIWVGGLVTTYDAGMAVPDWPTTYGYNLFLYPWQTWLFGPWDRFIEHGHRLLAATVGLLTIALAGAIWKKDARRWMRWMASIAVGGVILQGVLGGLRVVLDERLLAQIHGCVGPAFFALTAALATLTSRRWLGRGEGFVAIQNPKSKIQNLATTTAALVYVQLLLGSQLRHVQVTADAGLFRIAVWFHLLVAAAVVGHVVMLRLRTWREAAGNAWLRRPAELLLGLVGVQLALGCGAWVVNYGWPAWLADYPWAANYVVRRESFLQAAVTTGHVATGSLILAVSVVLALRAWREASTILHAVGNDTFAVAGAELAGIDSQLPTDAAGQRCPGGDATGASAGRGVFEHSRPLRGQPLPQPPTGAMA
- a CDS encoding cbb3-type cytochrome c oxidase subunit I, translating into MSSTTFGAHAHDAAHAPGHEHSAGFLRTYVFSLDHKVIGLQFLFSTLLWFVVGGLLALAVRWQLAWPWTEMPIVGARLFAGEGGQISPEFYTMLFTMHASVMIFFVIIPILAGAFGNFLIPLMIGADDMAFPTLNMLSYWFMWPAFVCMIASFFVPGGASNSGWTGYPPLSAVDSASPGSLNGQTYWLIGLIFVGISSMMGSVNYMTTIIQMRAPGMTMFRLPMTIWAMFITAILQAFALPVLTAALFMQVLDRLLHTGFFVPEGLIVNNVSAGAGGGQPLLWQHLFWFYSHPAVYIMILPAMGMVSDIISCFSRKPLFGYKPMIYSIAGIAGLGFIVWGHHMFMSGMNPALGMTFMVSTMMIALPSAIKVFNWLGTIWGGKLQFTTAMLFALSFVSMFIIGGLSGIFMAATPVDVFIHDTYFIVAHIHYVLFGGTAFGVFGGIYFWFPKMFGRMMNEFWGKIHFFLSFIFFNGTFYLMHILGAGGFPRRLADPYHYETFAHLQGMNQFISMCAFGMGAAQIIFAANFIYSIFFGPKCGRNPWHANSLEWFAPSPPGHGNFDMQPIVYRGPYEYGSPEVETDDYPQTQPPPEGYVPPPAQH